The Larimichthys crocea isolate SSNF chromosome XI, L_crocea_2.0, whole genome shotgun sequence genome has a segment encoding these proteins:
- the LOC113746891 gene encoding uncharacterized protein LOC113746891 has product MSEQPAQSKAGCSARSMHMPDTLHIDLPHADLDDVCLIIGECLIQLTALHWDLISVNVTSYELITWVGNLCMDIVQTLAEAILDVMMPQVYRYMKTYGTFSPTVLDLTEDRIHNYLGDSIEQALAECMQIEVQDIADTQVFSQLLRRHISKTVDSVLASTTQTPMLEFRNPVFYVSGCYTSISDLKNMAFELINILTRGHQLAGMRHELSPEVFFPCNTVMMLSQLVRTYITRNVNVLRRRAEMPYFPITSSNHRDFLLRVGRNIQMLTIEESESPIPDSQIMITATGINKSPYLDFDKMDSIREITDNLIETFLKSSQSKEALELEDKVKLKEITDRLFSVVMMGRDYPITILPAGTRLCNTVIYRELRRGIYTNSGLVAHALYMRTEEVIYRCALQILLWSALLTPVNSDDPYTSDEDSLIYISEYCHVVEGGDNLPITSPGPSSLFSHGSYNTYEISLREGMVLTSQGPSSNNNKPTAKKRICSFFKKCKKLCCNKTSPITPVTSQLSDKENSRLSTDKPEIGQTEQRQFPVIRRIAASASSMCSSIRKKFSCFTRALRRPFSACVSPGEERRPTPTGGEETNTG; this is encoded by the exons ATGTCGGAACAACCAGCACAGAGCAAAGCAGGGTGTTCTGCCAGATCAATGCACATGCCTGATACTCTGCATATTGATCTGCCGCATGCTGATCTGGACGACGTCTGTTTAATCATCGGTGAATGTTTGATACAGCTCACAGCATT GCATTGGGACTTAATATCAGTCAATGTGACGAGCTATGAACTGATAACCTGGGTAGGAAATTTGTGCATGGATATTGTCCAGACTCTTGCAGAGGCCATCCTGGATGTCATGATGCCACAAGTCTACAGATACATGAAGACCTACGGCACCTTTTCTCCAACCGTCCTTGATCTAACTGAGGACCGTATCCACAACTATCTGGGGGATTCTATTGAACAGGCCCTGGCTGAGTGCATGCAGATTGAAGTGCAGGACATTGCAGACACCCAGGTGTTCTCCCAGTTGCTTCGCAGGCACATTTCAAAGACAGTCGACTCAGTCTTGGCTTCAACCACACAGACTCCCATGCTGGAGTTCAGAAATCCAGTGTTTTATGTTAGCGGCTGTTACACTTCCATTAGTGATCTCAAGAATATGGCTTTTGAGCTTATCAACATCCTAACTAGAGGTCATCAGTTAGCTGGAATGAGACATGAACTGTCCCCTGAGGTCTTTTTTCCATGTAACACTGTTATGATGTTGAGCCAACTTGTAAGGACTTACATCACTCGCAATGTGAATGTTCTACGGAGAAGAGCTGAAATGCCATACTTCCCAATTACCTCAAGCAACCATAGAGACTTTCTTCTTAGAGTTGGCAGAAACATACAAATGTTGACTATAGAAGAGAGTGAATCACCTATACCTGACAGCCAAATTATGATAACTGCCACAGGGATCAACAAATCTCCTTATTTAGATTTCGACAAGATGGATTCTATTAGGGAAATTACTGACAACCTGATAGAAACATTCTTAAAAAGCAGTCAGTCAAAGGAAGCACTCGAGCTAGAGGACAAAGTTAAGCTAAAAGAAATCACAGACAGACTCTTCAGTGTGGTGATGATGGGGCGTGACTACCCGATTACGATACTGCCAGCCGGAACACGTTTGTGCAACACAGTGATCTATAGAGAGCTACGGAGAGGGATCTACACAAACTCAGGCCTTGTCGCTCACGCTCTTTACATGAGGACAGAGGAAGTTATTTATCGTTGTGCTCTACAGATTCTCCTGTGGTCAGCACTACTCACACCAGTGAATTCTGATGATCCATACACTTCAGACGAGGACTCTCTGATATATATCTCTGAGTATTGCCATGTAGTTGAAGGAGGAGACAATCTACCAATAACATCACCTGGCCCGAGTTCACTTTTTTCTCACGGCTCCTACAACACATATGAAATTTCCTTGCGAGAGGGCATGGTATTGACATCACAGGGTCCCAGttccaataataataagccgACAGCCAAGAAAAGGATCTGCAGTTTCTTCAAGAAGTGTAAAAAGCTGTGTTGCAATAAAACTTCCCCCATCACGCCAGTCACCTCTCAACTcagtgacaaagaaaaca GCCGTTTGAGTACAGATAAACCAGAGATAGGCCAAACAGAGCAACGCCAGTTTCCAGTCATCAGGCGGATAGCTGCCTCTGCCAGCAGCATGTGCTCCTCCATCAGGAAGAAATTTTCCTGTTTTACAAGAGCCTTGCGAAGACCCTTCAGCGCTTGCGTCAGcccaggagaggagaggagaccaACGCCaactggaggagaggagaccaACACCGGCTAA